The region CACACATGCTCATGCTCGCCTCCAACAACATTCTCTTGCCTGCTACAGGCAGACCGACCGTCACTCCTACCCAGGACATGGTGCTCGGCATCTACTACCTGACGATTGAAAAGCCAGGTTCAGATGATCCGAAAGTCTGTCGCGGTGCCGGAATGCGTTTCGTCAGCCTCAGTGACGCTCGCTCGGCTTATGATGCCGGCGTAGTCGACCTGCACGCCAAGATCAAAGTGCGCGACGTAGACGGCCAAACTATCGAGACAACTCCTGGTCGCATCATCTTCAATGAAGTAGTGCGTGGAGCAATCGCCTCCGTGAATTAAACGAAGAGGATGGCGGGGTCGATGCCGCGCCATCCTTTTCATCCGCTAACAAACTGAACGACGAAGAAGAGGGACCTATGGTCAGCACGACAGATAAGAAAAACACTTTAAAGTTCATCAACATGACGATGGACAAGAAGAAACTCGGAAATCTTCTATCAGACATTTACGAAACGTACGGCACAGCCCGCACCGCGGAATTGGCGAACTCGTTGAAAGACCTCGGATTTCAATATGCCACCAAAGCTGGTGTAACGATTTCGATTGACGACCTCGACGTTCCAGACGCCAAGAAAGGTTTGATCTCCGCAGCCGAGAAAGAAATCGAAGAAGCACAACGACGCTATGAACGCGGCGAAATTACAGAAGTAGAACGCTACAACAAAGTAATCGACACCTGGTCTGCCACCACCGACCAATTGACGAAAGAAGTAGTCGACAACTTCGACAGATTGAACCCGGTATACATGATGGCGTTCTCCGGCGCTAGAGGTAACATCTCCCAGGTTCGTCAGCTCGTCGGAATGCGAGGCTTGATGGCTGACTCTCAAGGTCAGATTATCGACTTGCCGATTAAAGCAAACTTCCGCGAAGGCTTGAACGTAACCGAGTACATCATCTCCAGCTACGGTGCAAGAAAAGGTCTGGTAGATACAGCGCTCAAGACAGCCGACTCAGGATACCTGACACGCCGTCTCGTCGACGTTGCCCAGGACGTTATCGTTCGCGACGTAGATTGCAAAACCAGCCGCGGTATCTACATGCAACCGATCATGGAAGGCGACAAAGCCATGGTCAAATTGTCTGAGCGTATCTTCGGTCGTTCAGTATCAGAAGATGTGATTCTCGAAGAAACCGGAGAAGTGCTCGCACGCGCCGGTGATTTGATTGACCGCGAATTGTCGGCATTGCTCGACCAGAAGAAACTGAAGAGCGTCAAAGTGCGTTCACCACTGACCTGCGACAGCCAATACGGCGTTTGCCAGAAGTGCTACGGCTGGTCGATGACCAACAACCACCTGGTTGATGTTGGTGAAGCGATCGGTATTATCGCAGCGCAGTCAATCGGTGAACCTGGAACACAGCTGACGATGAGAACATTCCACACAGGCGGCGCCGTCGCAGGTGGAAGCAGCCGTGCTCAGGTTAAAGCTCCAGCCGCCGGTGAAGTCAGCTACAAGATTCCGAGCCGTTCAGTAAGAACAGCTTACGGTGACGTTGTAGACCAGACCACCAAAGATGGTGCCATCGTTGTTACTGCCGGATCGAAAGAACACAAACTGCCGATTCCGACAGGCGCATTGATCCTGCTCAAGGCCGGTTCAACAGTAACTCCTGGTCAAGTTATCGCTGAGTACGACCCACCAGGTTCGAAGAAGAACTTGACTGAGCGCGCCAGCAAAGACATCACCGCCGACATCTCTGGACGTATCATGTTCAGTGGATTCCAGGCTGACGAAAAACGCGACCGTCAGGGCAACATCTCTCGCACAGCCAACCGCGCCGGTATCATCTGGGTACTGGAAGGTGACGTATACAACCTGCCTTCAGGCGCTCATGTAGTCGTCAAAGACGGTCAGGACGTAAATCCGAACGATGTTCTCGCTGAAATTCAAATCAACACCGAACATGGTGGTGAAGTGCGTTTCGGTCCTGAAATCGAAACCGAAGTCGTTAAGAGCGGCAAGAAGACAGTCACCAGACTCGTCAAAGGTAAGGAAATCAACGTCATCATCTCGTCGGTCGGCGCCGGTAACGCCAAGCTGGAAACAGCCAAGAACGGCAACACCTGGAGAGTGGCGAAGAGCAAAGAAGCCTACACAATCAAAGTCGTTAACGACGAAATCGTTGAAAACGGCAAGATTATCGCTGAACTCGTCGACGACGGAACCAACGTGGTCAACTCCGGCGGAGAAATCATCTATGACGGCGTCGAAATCGACGATCGCCGCGTAGTCACCAAAGCCGGACGCATCCTCTTCGTTCCTGAAGAAGTTCACTTCATCTCCAAAGACATCAGCTTGAAGATGACTGAATCAGGCGACACTGTCACAGCTGGTCAAGAAATCGTCAAAGACGTTTTTGCCCACATGGACGGTATCGTTGAAATCGTTGCCGACAACGACATCATTCACGAAGTAATCGTTCGCCCGGGCGAATTGATCAACATCGGTGATCCTTCAGACGTAAAAGTTCCGGAAGGTCAAATCGTTGAACCAGGCACCGAGATTCTCGAAGGTCAGAAGTTCAAAGACAGAAAGATCATCAACATTCTCGAAAGAGAAGATGGTACAGCTCAACTTCTGGTTCGCCCGATTGAAGAATATTGGATCGAGCCTAAAGAAACGAAGTTCAAACACCGCGCCACCGACGACAAGATCAGCTTGAGATCAGTAACTCAGTTGCTCTTCAGAGATCGCGAAAAAGTACGTCACTTGCAGGGCGCCCAGCTCACCAGAACATCACTGGTTCTGCAGATGCAAGGTCAATTGCAAGGACTGAAGGGAACGGTGGAAATCGGCGAAGAAGACTTGAACATCGTTGTTCAAGAAAACATCCTCTTGCGTCGCGACACTGACCTCAACGTCACTCTGCTATCCGTTCAGCACGGCGACATCGTCGAAAAGAAATCAGCGGTTGCCACCACGCAAGTGCTGACAAAGACACCTGCACGCGTTCAATTGTCGAAGACAGACGAACGAAGAATTCTTCTTATTACAGAAGAACAGCAAGTGCACCACAAGGCCAAAGGCGCCGTCACCGTCAAGGAAGGCGACTTGTTGCGCAACGACGACCCGATTTCGAAGTCGACGACTGCGGTTCACTCCGGTCAGGTAGTGGCTGTTGATGGAACTGATGTGACTATCCGTAAGGGCAGACCATATCTCATCTCCGGTAACACACAACTGCAATCTGAAGACGGCGCTCTGGTACAACGCGGCGACCTGCTCGCAACGCTCGTATACGAACGTCAGAAAACCGGAGACATCGTTCAGGGTCTTCCGAGAGTTGAAGAACTTCTTGAAGCAAGAAAGCCGAAAGAATGCGCCATTCTCGCTGAAAAAGGCGGTAAAGCCCGCATCATGCGTGAAGATGATACGACTCGTCTCTTCATCGTCTACGGTGAAGGCAACGAAGAAGAAATCGTCATTCCTCAAGGCTTGAACGTTATCGTTGAAGAAGGTGAGGCCATCACACCAGGAAAAGCGCTGACAGACGGACCGCCAAACCCACACGATATCGTGCGTTTGATGGGCATCGAAGCAGCTCAGAAATACCTGGTAGACGAAGTACAGTCGGTATACCGCTCACAAGGTGTAGAAATCGCCGACAAGCACATCGAAGTCATTGTCAGACAGATGACTCGCAAGGTGCGCGTAGACGAGCCAGGCGACACGATCATGTTGCCTGGTGAGTTGCTCGAACGCTACTTCATGGATGCCGAAATCGAAAAATCCAGACAGGCAGGAATTAGAGAAGCCACATACACAGCAGTGTTGCTCGGTATCACTAAAGCCAGCTTGAACACGGAAAGCTTCATCTCTGCCGCATCGTTCCAGGAAACCACAAGAATCCTCACCGAAGCTGCAGTGGAAGGAAAGAAAGATTGGTTGCGCGGCTTGAAAGAGAACGTCATCATCGGACGTCTCATTCCAGCAGGAACCGGCTTCCAGGGACACACAATCCCAACGGAAGAAGAGGAAGAAGAAGAGGACATCTACCCGCCAATCGGCGAAGGTTCCTTCAACGTTCCAGCGTAAGCAAGGCAGTCTGAAAAATTCGAAAAGCGCGGCTTCAAAGCTGCGCTTTTTGCTATGTAATGGTCAGTTCACACGCTCTCTTGATTTCATTCAAAACTCACATGCACCTTGTATGCTCATCAGAATTCAAACCACAATCGATGTCGCTTAAATCTGACAACGGGCGCATAAGGGGAGTATAAAGATGCAAGTATCCGACTACATCACACTTGGGAAATCCGGACTGAAAGTCAGCCCTCTCTGCCTTGGCACCATGACCTTCGGCGAAGATTGGGGATGGGGCGCATCGGAAGACACCGCCCGCGAAATATTCAATGCTTACGCAAAAGAAGGCGGTAATTTCTTTGATACCGCAGATGGTTACACCAACGGCAAGAGCGAAGAGTTGCTCGGCAAATTCATCAAAGAAGGCAAGTTGCGTGACAGTGCCGTCATTGCCAGCAAATTCACCTTCAACGCGCAACCAGGCAATCCCAACGCTGGGGGCAACGGTCGAAAAAACATTTACCGCGCTCTGGAAGGCTCGCTTAAGCGCCTCAACACTGACTATCTGGATCTGTACTGGCTGCATACCTGGGACACCGTCACGCCTGTCGAAGAAGTGTTGGCTACATTCAATGACCTGGTGAAAGAAGGGAAGATCAGATATTTTGGACTCTCCGATGTTCCCGCATGGTATCTGAGCCGCATGCAGACACTCGCTGAAACCGGAGGCAAGCACCGCATCTCAGCACTGCAACTGGAGTATTCTCTGCTTGAGAGAAACATTGAACGCGAGCATATTCCGGCAGCCATCGAGCTGGGAATGGGACTGACGCCCTGGAGTCCGCTGGCTAGCGGTATGTTGACCGGAAAATACAAACGCGATTTGAATAACGGCGCCGAAGGCAGACTGTCTGTCATGAAAGACAAAGGTCATCCAGGATTCGACAAGCTCTTCACCGCGCGCAATTGGGATATTGTGGATGTTTTGAATGACGTAGCGAAGTCAATTGGAAAAACTCCGGCCCAGGTCGCTCTGAATTGGGTGGCAACCAGACCGGGAGTCACTTCAACCATCATCGGTGCAACGAAATTGCACCAGCTTCAAGACAACTTCAAAGCAATCGAATTCACAATTCCAGATGAAGCCCTGACTAAACTCGATGAAGCAACAAAGTTGGATCCAACCCAGCACCCATATCTTTTCTTCACAGAAGGAATGCAAAGCATGGTGACAGGCGGCACGAAAGTGCGAGCCTGGTCAAGATAGGCTCGCACTAAATTTTAATCAGATCAAGCAAGTTCAGATCAAATCAACATTCGAAAGTTTTCTCGGGTCGAATCAACATTCGCATGATTCGAAAGTCCGTCGATCAACAAAAGTTGCTAGTTGAAACTAACGGCATGATTTGAACATCGATTGCTCGGCGCGCACCAAAATCGTTCGCGAGATTGAGCTCGAATCGCTGATGTACGCTGGCTACACCCCAGTCGTCATGCAACGTCTCTCCAACCTGCACAAATCCAAATCTGTCATAGAGCCGCCTGGCGTCTCGAAGAGCAGGAGTGGTCGTCAAGTAAATCTTAGGCATCTGCTTCTTCTTGCAGAAGTTGATCGCCTGCGCCATCAGCTTTGTGCCAATGCCTTGATTGCCCCAGTGCGGATCGACGATCAGAAAACGCAAGCGAGCGCCGGCGCCATCTCTATCGTGACCGTCGATGGCTATGCAGCCGACAACATTTTCAGCATCTCTATAGAGCCAAAATCCATCGCAAGTCGGATCAAAGTTTTCGATAAAGTCGCCGAGTTCTCTGGCGACAAAAGCTTCAAAGCGAGAATCGAAGCCGCAAAGCTCTTTATATACGTGAGCATGCAGCTGCACGAGCCGACCAATCGATCCTGTGCAATATCCGGAGATATATTGACCCGATCTTGAGGAAGTCTTCGGCTGGAGCGATATGTAGCTTGCTGGTCTGGTGTTTAAATGAATCATCCGCAATCCCCGTGTCGAAGCAGTAGGCACCTGTTTCTGCAACATACCGGCGAGAACATCAAACACATATAAAACGGGGACTTTGCGCAACTGGATGTTAAGTGGATTAAACATCTCAGGGGTTCTATCCAACTGAGAATAACTGATCGGGCTGGCTCATGTGCTAAAGCAGCCTGGAGCTGTAAAATACACGGATACCCGATCCGTTCCAATCAGGAGAATTTTTCGTGAGACTCACAACTTTATGTCTGGCAGCCTTTATGTCGGTTTCACTGCACAGCTCAGCACTAGCTATTTCTCCAGAAGCACAGGACAAGACCAGTACCGCAGCAGCCGCCAGCGTAGAGAATCCAAATCTTTCGCCTGAAAAGAAAGCGTTGATTCTGGACCTGCTCAAAATTACCGAAGCGGACAAAACCGTCGATAAGGTGGTGGCGCAAATGATGGCTGCACACCAGAAACAGTATCCACTGATGATCGCTGCAATCGTAAACGCAGACACTAGCTTGACTGACGACCAGAAAAAAGATCTGATTGAAAAATCTCAAGCAAGATCGTTGCGCTCCTCGGAACGACTGCGAGAACTCTTCGTGCAGAAAATCAATCTCGGCGATGTTCTGAACAAAGTGGCTCTAGTTGTTTACGATAAGAATTTCACTGATGCCGAATTGAAAGACATCATCGCTTTCTATAAGACACCAACGGGACAAAAATCACTGAAGCAGATGCCGGAAGTAATGCGTGAGTCAATGGAAATGACGACAACGCTGATTTCACCTCAAATGAACGACATCATTACGCAATTGATGACCGAAGAAAAAGCCCGTCTAAAGACAGCCGACAAGCCGGACGATGGTAAAACAACACAGACTAAATAAGTCGCCGTCTACAAACGCTGAATGATAGCTTCGATCTGTTGCCGATGAATTTTCTGATGTGGTGCAGCGAAGACAAGCCACTGCCTTGCTGTTAATGGACCAAACCACGGGTGAGGGTGGCCCGCCTCGGGATATTTGTCGAAATCGACTTTTTCAACGGAGCGAACGAAAGTATTCGTAAACTCCTCGAACTTACCGACAATTTCAAGAGCATCTAACTCTGTTGAAGGTTTGACATCAGCCGTCCCACGCTTCGGCAGATCAGTGTGGTTGCGTGCAAGAGCGAGAATAATTCCTCTGGTGCCAGTTCCCACAATGATCAGATGTTCCATGGCCATTGCCACTGACCAATAGCGAGAGCTATCCTCTAACCCTCGCAGTCTGGGAATCAATCGACGCTCAGACAATTGTTGCGGCGTCAATCCACGCGCCAGTTTCAAAATCTTTTCCGATTCTTCTCGAAAATCGGCAATCGCTTTTTGATTGCTGGTAGTTTTGAAGCGCTTCGGGAAAATAAAATGCTTTGCTATGAGCAGCTCAAGCGCCGGTATGCCTGCACCTGGTGCCTGTAACTTTGGTTCATTCATTTGAGTCCAGTCCCTTTATATAACCCCAAACCAGAAAGCCCGGTGCCGGCTCGAAATCAATTTCTTCAAAGCGAACGTAGCCGCGGCGTTCATACATATTTCGTGCCACCGTCATTAGTTGTGTCGTATGCAAGGTAATTGCGGAATAACCACTTTCACGTGCCAGTCGCTCGCAGGCATCAATCAATACCGTTCCCAAGCCTTCATTGCGATGAGATGGAGACACGGACAGCAAGCGCATCTCAGGGTATGCGTTAGAAACCACCCTGCCGCCCATCACCTTTTTAGCAGGAAAACAGTAAATTGCGGAAGCGAGGATCTCACCGTTTTTTACGGCTACCAGTCTCGAAATATCGGTGGACGAAAGAATGGTCGACTTGATATTAGCTTGATACTGTTGCCAGAATTTCGAGTCGGCGGCCGCCTCGTACTGAGAATAAGCAGCGACGGTCAGGTCGACAATAGCCTGCCACTCGCCTTGCTCGGCTTCGCGAACCTGTATATCCGAACTGCACGCAGAGCTTATCATTCACACCTCCGGACTACCACTTGCGATTTGCAAGTACTGAAAGCCTACCGCAACCACTTGCAAAATGCAAGTGTTCTGTATAATGGATGACATGACTGCAGTTGAAGCCAGATCTGAATGTGTAATATCCAACGTTCTCGAACTGTTCGGGGACAAGTGGACTTTTCTTGTCATTCGAGACATGTTCCTTTTCAACAAGCACGAGTTCAAAGAGTTTTTGAACTCACCCGAACGCATCGCCACTAATGTTTTGACAGACCGGCTAAAGAGGCTATTAGCAGCCGAAGTAATAGGCGAGCTTCCTCACCCCGATCACGGGTCAAGGAAACTCTATTACCTGACAGAAAAAGGAAAAGATCTCTTTCCTATTCTTGCTGAAATGGCTAAATGGGGCTCGAAGCACATGTCACATTTACCCTCGATGCAGTCTCTCTATGCACGAATGCGTGAGCAACCCGGCGCCATGAAGAAAGAGATGTTCCAGCGCATCAGCGCCTGGGAACAGCAGTATCTTGACAACGAAACTTAGATTTGTTCGTCGATAAACAACTGATCGGCGGATTGATCACCAATCATTAAAATTGCAGAATTACCAACTGCGACCATTTCTGCCAAACTTCAGTTAAGACCACTGAAGACCACATGCACCATATTATCGATAGTTTTGTAAACGGCGCGCTCAAGGGCAGGTATTTGACCCTTGGTCTAACCATTTTGCTGATTTTCTTCGGGTTGGTGGCATGGAAACTTCTGCCCATCGAAGCATATCCGGAGCTTGCCAACCCGCAAGTGCGCGTTATTACGCTCTTGCCAGGCAAAGGGGCAGAAGAAGTCGAGAGACTGATTACAGTTCCACTGGAAAAGGAGATGAATGGAATTCCGAATCAAACGGCGCTCCGTTCCCTGTCGCTATACGGACTTTCTGTAATCATCTCTACGTTTTCAGATGGAACCTCGACAAATGTCGCTCGACAGCAAGTGCTCGAACGGGTGCATGAAGCTGATATCCCAGCTGAGGCGCAACCGCATCTGGAACCCGACGTGGGCTCATTGCGCGAAATTTACCGTTATTCGCTTCACAGCACGCACTATTCGCCGATGGGATTGAGAGCCATTGAGCAATGGGAACTGGAAAAACAGTTCAGACAGGTGCCCGGTGTCATTGGAGTTGTAAGCGAAGGTGGTCCCACCAAAACATTCCAGGTAACCGTAGACCCCTATAAACTGCGCTCCTACGACATTTCGCTGAAGGATTTGTATGAAGCTGTTGCAGAATCGAACGGCACCACAGGCGGTGGATTCATCGAGCACAACGGCAATGCCTTGATTGTTCGCGAGCTGGGTCTGCTCCACGATCAGCAAGACTTGCTCAAGGTGCCGATCAAATCCAGCGCCAATGGAATTCCAGTCAGAATCAAAGACGTGGCGACGGTAGATCTGGCGCCAATGGTCAGGCGCGGGCAGGTCGGCAAAGACGAGGAAGATGACGTAGTCGAAGGTATTGTTTTACTGCGCAGGGGAGAAAATCCCTCCCGAGTTTTAGAGGAGCTGAATGCGCGCTTGCCCGAAATACTCAAACATCTGCCCGCAACCGTCGAGCTAACTCCGCTCTATGACCGGTCACAATTGACCAACCAGACGCTGAAGACTGTGGGCACAAACGTAGCGATCGGCATCACTCTGGTGATTGTTTTCCTGTCAATTTTCCTTGTTAACGTAGTATCAGCGCTGATCACGGCAGTGGCTATTCCACTTGCCATGCTGACTGCGTTCATCTGTTTAGCAACACTGGGCGTACCAGCAAACCTGCTCAGTCTGGGCGCCATCGACTTCGGCATTCTGGTCGACAGCGCCGTCGTCATGACCGAAAACATAGTGCGCAGGCTCTCAGAAGACGGACAGAAATTATCCCCGCAAGAGCGCTTGACCCTTCTTGGAGACGCGGCGCGCGAGGTCGGCACACCAGTAGTCTTTGGAATAATCGTCATCATCGCAACGTTCCTGCCGATTTTTACTTTCAACGGCGTGGAAGGAAAGCTGTTTCGACCGCTTGCCACCACGATGGTCTGCGCCCTCGTCGGGGGCGGGCTGGCGGCTCTGGCACTGGTGCCGGTACTCTGCTCGTTCTTCATGCTCAAATCAAAAACAGTCGAGCACGAATCACCACTGGTTGTATTCGCCAGACGCCTCTACAAACCGACTTTGCAGTGGGCGCTCAAACACACAAACATCGTCATCGGGCTCGCGCTGGCAGCAGTGATAGCCTCTGGATTCCTCTTCACACAAGTAGGCAGCGAGTTTTTGCCCCACCTGGAAGAAGGCAACATCTGGCTGAGAGCGACAATCAAGCCCGGCAGTGTAACGCTTCCGGAATCAGTAAAAGTGTCGCGAGAGATTCGTCTGACGCTGCTGAAGTATCCCGAAGTCAAGCAAGTTTTATCGCAAGTCGGCGGTCCTGATGATGGAACAGATCCAGCCCGATTTGCCGATCAGGAACATTATGTAGATCTGAAGCCGGCCAGAGAATGGCGACCACAGTATCACGAGAATAAGGAATTGCTGATCAAGGACATGCGAGATGACCTGCAGCAGCTTCCTGGCGTTGAATATTACTTCACTCAATACATTCAAACGACCCTAGACGAAGCCCTGTCAGGAGTACAGGGATCGCTTGTGGCCAAGGTCGCCGGTCCTGATTTGCAAGAGCTGGAAAAACTTGGACACGAAGTCGGTCGCATCATGGCAGAAACGCCAGGCATCGTAGACGTCATAGTTGATCCATTGCTCGGACAGCCGCAGCTCGCCATAGAAATCGATAGAGACAAAGCAGCGAGATACGGATTGAATGTAGGCGACTTACAAGATCTCGTCGAGATAGCTGTGGGCGGTAAGGAATGTACAAAGGTGATTGATGGAGAGAAACGTTTTGCGGTTATTGTCCGCCTCTCACCAAATTATCGCTCATCAGAAGAGTCACTGAGAACCATTCTGGTTGACACTCCTCATGGTGGCAAAATTCCTCTCATGGACGTAGCCACAATAAAAGAAATCGTCGGTGCGACTCAGATCTGGCGAGATGGTGGCTCACGCATGGCGACGATTCGCGCCAACGTTCGCGGTCGTGACCTGGCCGCCTCAGTCAACGAAGCGCAAGCTAAAGTCAACGCGGAGCTGACTATTCCTGAGGGATATTCAGTTCAATGGAGCGGCGAATTTCAGCGACAGCGCGAAGCCATTCACCAGCTGTCAATCGTACTGCCAATAACATTACTTGTGATCATCTCGATCTTGTATATTTCATGCGGCACGCTGCGAGGCGCCGTGATCATGTTCTCAGTTGTGCCTCTTGCCGCCATCGGCGCTGTCTGCGCCCTCCTTCTCACCAGGACATATTTCTCCATTGCGGCCGGGGTCGGACTGATCGCCCTGTTCGGATTAGCCGTTAAAAATGCCATTTTGCTGGTTTCATTCGTAAACGAATTACGACACGATGGACACTCTGTCTACGACAGCGTTTTCAACGGCTCGCTGACTCGCATGCGACCTGTGCTGATGACAGCTGTAATCGCAGCAGTGGGTCTCTTGCCTGCAGCCCTCTCCAATGAAATCGGATCGCAGACACAGAAGCCATTTGCTATCGTTATTATTGGTGGACTCGTCTCATGTACACTACTTACATTGTACGTA is a window of Candidatus Melainabacteria bacterium DNA encoding:
- a CDS encoding DNA-directed RNA polymerase subunit beta'', which gives rise to MVSTTDKKNTLKFINMTMDKKKLGNLLSDIYETYGTARTAELANSLKDLGFQYATKAGVTISIDDLDVPDAKKGLISAAEKEIEEAQRRYERGEITEVERYNKVIDTWSATTDQLTKEVVDNFDRLNPVYMMAFSGARGNISQVRQLVGMRGLMADSQGQIIDLPIKANFREGLNVTEYIISSYGARKGLVDTALKTADSGYLTRRLVDVAQDVIVRDVDCKTSRGIYMQPIMEGDKAMVKLSERIFGRSVSEDVILEETGEVLARAGDLIDRELSALLDQKKLKSVKVRSPLTCDSQYGVCQKCYGWSMTNNHLVDVGEAIGIIAAQSIGEPGTQLTMRTFHTGGAVAGGSSRAQVKAPAAGEVSYKIPSRSVRTAYGDVVDQTTKDGAIVVTAGSKEHKLPIPTGALILLKAGSTVTPGQVIAEYDPPGSKKNLTERASKDITADISGRIMFSGFQADEKRDRQGNISRTANRAGIIWVLEGDVYNLPSGAHVVVKDGQDVNPNDVLAEIQINTEHGGEVRFGPEIETEVVKSGKKTVTRLVKGKEINVIISSVGAGNAKLETAKNGNTWRVAKSKEAYTIKVVNDEIVENGKIIAELVDDGTNVVNSGGEIIYDGVEIDDRRVVTKAGRILFVPEEVHFISKDISLKMTESGDTVTAGQEIVKDVFAHMDGIVEIVADNDIIHEVIVRPGELINIGDPSDVKVPEGQIVEPGTEILEGQKFKDRKIINILEREDGTAQLLVRPIEEYWIEPKETKFKHRATDDKISLRSVTQLLFRDREKVRHLQGAQLTRTSLVLQMQGQLQGLKGTVEIGEEDLNIVVQENILLRRDTDLNVTLLSVQHGDIVEKKSAVATTQVLTKTPARVQLSKTDERRILLITEEQQVHHKAKGAVTVKEGDLLRNDDPISKSTTAVHSGQVVAVDGTDVTIRKGRPYLISGNTQLQSEDGALVQRGDLLATLVYERQKTGDIVQGLPRVEELLEARKPKECAILAEKGGKARIMREDDTTRLFIVYGEGNEEEIVIPQGLNVIVEEGEAITPGKALTDGPPNPHDIVRLMGIEAAQKYLVDEVQSVYRSQGVEIADKHIEVIVRQMTRKVRVDEPGDTIMLPGELLERYFMDAEIEKSRQAGIREATYTAVLLGITKASLNTESFISAASFQETTRILTEAAVEGKKDWLRGLKENVIIGRLIPAGTGFQGHTIPTEEEEEEEDIYPPIGEGSFNVPA
- a CDS encoding aldo/keto reductase, producing MQVSDYITLGKSGLKVSPLCLGTMTFGEDWGWGASEDTAREIFNAYAKEGGNFFDTADGYTNGKSEELLGKFIKEGKLRDSAVIASKFTFNAQPGNPNAGGNGRKNIYRALEGSLKRLNTDYLDLYWLHTWDTVTPVEEVLATFNDLVKEGKIRYFGLSDVPAWYLSRMQTLAETGGKHRISALQLEYSLLERNIEREHIPAAIELGMGLTPWSPLASGMLTGKYKRDLNNGAEGRLSVMKDKGHPGFDKLFTARNWDIVDVLNDVAKSIGKTPAQVALNWVATRPGVTSTIIGATKLHQLQDNFKAIEFTIPDEALTKLDEATKLDPTQHPYLFFTEGMQSMVTGGTKVRAWSR
- a CDS encoding GNAT family N-acetyltransferase, with protein sequence MFNPLNIQLRKVPVLYVFDVLAGMLQKQVPTASTRGLRMIHLNTRPASYISLQPKTSSRSGQYISGYCTGSIGRLVQLHAHVYKELCGFDSRFEAFVARELGDFIENFDPTCDGFWLYRDAENVVGCIAIDGHDRDGAGARLRFLIVDPHWGNQGIGTKLMAQAINFCKKKQMPKIYLTTTPALRDARRLYDRFGFVQVGETLHDDWGVASVHQRFELNLANDFGARRAIDVQIMPLVSTSNFC
- a CDS encoding DUF2059 domain-containing protein; protein product: MRLTTLCLAAFMSVSLHSSALAISPEAQDKTSTAAAASVENPNLSPEKKALILDLLKITEADKTVDKVVAQMMAAHQKQYPLMIAAIVNADTSLTDDQKKDLIEKSQARSLRSSERLRELFVQKINLGDVLNKVALVVYDKNFTDAELKDIIAFYKTPTGQKSLKQMPEVMRESMEMTTTLISPQMNDIITQLMTEEKARLKTADKPDDGKTTQTK
- a CDS encoding DinB family protein, yielding MNEPKLQAPGAGIPALELLIAKHFIFPKRFKTTSNQKAIADFREESEKILKLARGLTPQQLSERRLIPRLRGLEDSSRYWSVAMAMEHLIIVGTGTRGIILALARNHTDLPKRGTADVKPSTELDALEIVGKFEEFTNTFVRSVEKVDFDKYPEAGHPHPWFGPLTARQWLVFAAPHQKIHRQQIEAIIQRL
- a CDS encoding GNAT family N-acetyltransferase encodes the protein MISSACSSDIQVREAEQGEWQAIVDLTVAAYSQYEAAADSKFWQQYQANIKSTILSSTDISRLVAVKNGEILASAIYCFPAKKVMGGRVVSNAYPEMRLLSVSPSHRNEGLGTVLIDACERLARESGYSAITLHTTQLMTVARNMYERRGYVRFEEIDFEPAPGFLVWGYIKGLDSNE
- a CDS encoding transcriptional regulator, producing the protein MTAVEARSECVISNVLELFGDKWTFLVIRDMFLFNKHEFKEFLNSPERIATNVLTDRLKRLLAAEVIGELPHPDHGSRKLYYLTEKGKDLFPILAEMAKWGSKHMSHLPSMQSLYARMREQPGAMKKEMFQRISAWEQQYLDNET
- a CDS encoding efflux RND transporter permease subunit; this encodes MHHIIDSFVNGALKGRYLTLGLTILLIFFGLVAWKLLPIEAYPELANPQVRVITLLPGKGAEEVERLITVPLEKEMNGIPNQTALRSLSLYGLSVIISTFSDGTSTNVARQQVLERVHEADIPAEAQPHLEPDVGSLREIYRYSLHSTHYSPMGLRAIEQWELEKQFRQVPGVIGVVSEGGPTKTFQVTVDPYKLRSYDISLKDLYEAVAESNGTTGGGFIEHNGNALIVRELGLLHDQQDLLKVPIKSSANGIPVRIKDVATVDLAPMVRRGQVGKDEEDDVVEGIVLLRRGENPSRVLEELNARLPEILKHLPATVELTPLYDRSQLTNQTLKTVGTNVAIGITLVIVFLSIFLVNVVSALITAVAIPLAMLTAFICLATLGVPANLLSLGAIDFGILVDSAVVMTENIVRRLSEDGQKLSPQERLTLLGDAAREVGTPVVFGIIVIIATFLPIFTFNGVEGKLFRPLATTMVCALVGGGLAALALVPVLCSFFMLKSKTVEHESPLVVFARRLYKPTLQWALKHTNIVIGLALAAVIASGFLFTQVGSEFLPHLEEGNIWLRATIKPGSVTLPESVKVSREIRLTLLKYPEVKQVLSQVGGPDDGTDPARFADQEHYVDLKPAREWRPQYHENKELLIKDMRDDLQQLPGVEYYFTQYIQTTLDEALSGVQGSLVAKVAGPDLQELEKLGHEVGRIMAETPGIVDVIVDPLLGQPQLAIEIDRDKAARYGLNVGDLQDLVEIAVGGKECTKVIDGEKRFAVIVRLSPNYRSSEESLRTILVDTPHGGKIPLMDVATIKEIVGATQIWRDGGSRMATIRANVRGRDLAASVNEAQAKVNAELTIPEGYSVQWSGEFQRQREAIHQLSIVLPITLLVIISILYISCGTLRGAVIMFSVVPLAAIGAVCALLLTRTYFSIAAGVGLIALFGLAVKNAILLVSFVNELRHDGHSVYDSVFNGSLTRMRPVLMTAVIAAVGLLPAALSNEIGSQTQKPFAIVIIGGLVSCTLLTLYVLPALYLRFAPNVGRSRKMKPKTEPEQASEPALLSPTANEHSEER